One window from the genome of Rhodococcus sp. ABRD24 encodes:
- a CDS encoding DUF5979 domain-containing protein gives MAPTTAKRGAAVTPLGLNPDIKVEITEIKVEGNPGEQITVGDSVEVHGTWDASKATPKPGDQFTIKFPDVLKLGSNQTIQLKGEDAVWGTCELVAATNVMTCVLSEAVTERPEDVKGDFFVYTKAVKYTTSKTVDFTINGTYEVTHELPGGGGIGDGSVIGAAKKSGQLQGNKQAVRWTIDIPGADLAALDSSNTGSVTLSDALSANMKLCDGKVDAKLLSGRPNDLKPVANGVSVTQSAAGAPVSIAINNGGPFERDKLYRVEYTSCTASGEVDPKGTLYNNSVTIGGNTVGSVGVGQDWEPQTGPSKSGDWAWGTRYNEIDWSITVPGTFIASLPDQKVTIAETFSANHEVCVGGLNPTIWRANRLPGLNGETTNHVNVTSEFDIDASAATAGAKSFTMTITPKDKIEQDSKQYYFVKFRTCLGDKKVPDTTNEFTNTAVVNGKSTPAKVTGPKFEGGKAGTLNTVPKDVAGEMQPAGTTIDWKVQVSGHTLEGLDAPAVITDTFSKSLAVCEVSGDLKKDLNFKVVAKDFLGDGKVHPERDLTKDTTVTRNGDDTGIAITLPKGADDYNRETRYFIEYTLCTSSGGLDERGTVYGNSVFYNGKTQSVQSVKQEWGGGGTGQGVSRGSFSLLKQIDSSSEQFPEGTEFTVKVEEFAPGKNPATDAPYSTYNIKVKADGTPVSGVNARGTGWQIRLSEIDLPKVDGVHFEQGKFREAPGVVLNADRTQAVVSIAPKSNVEVKLVNKAVLGSAKIVKTVIGDGMGGLAGDESFVIKAQIANGDSNAGSESREFTLKNGQHYDLSDLPIGAKVTFTEVKPLNTDRVTWSEPVINPKTLTIGTNAAANTVSVTNEAKITMGTFELSKKLTGPKAFDKAVPKTFDVTASWNADGKPQSKTLKLPADGTAVPFGVNLPGGTKVTLTETVPANGNGLAWGVPVFSGNVTIGDAGKAVVTIGKDPGKVELTNFVDTNDGTLRILKQVGGEAAEAVGDDVEFTVQARWKDGVNFVTKDLTVKNGVATPLGVDLPVGTEVTFTETGRPDVAGVEWGTISWATDPSGESWLVTNSEGAATGIVSDDPTEGRLVTLTNEALWKNGSVEFTKFIFDGADPIPATDADLPEGAEFDVRIKGIDPALPAGTDFPAVGETITLNAGNGWSWKSGDVLPRNTVITFAEVDPDALPGMDWARPFYYVAADAGEPGDRDTVQVVAGDEALVEIRNRPIPTTDVDIDKIVTGPKGNQVSGHESTTFQVTATWTDVDDEARSCVLDVKPGVSATPTTKCDAAVVDGRVQFPLDTEITFVETGARTDVSNVKWGDVVWSVKEGSADVVKIEGEPTGVSVILTGTANESVVLGLENKTSSNGLIIIPIPIPLLPWDGSSIPTGSGSGGPAPVGPSVPGVPGSPEQPSKPGDSGHNGAPGKPAPGKSAAAEPDQSRSLPVTGANVIWLAGAALALIAGGTWLTVRSRRKA, from the coding sequence GTGGCACCCACGACGGCGAAGCGAGGCGCGGCGGTCACGCCGCTCGGACTCAATCCCGACATCAAGGTCGAGATAACCGAGATCAAGGTCGAGGGAAATCCCGGCGAGCAGATCACGGTCGGGGACTCCGTCGAGGTGCACGGCACGTGGGATGCGAGCAAGGCCACTCCGAAGCCGGGTGACCAGTTCACGATCAAGTTCCCTGACGTATTGAAGCTCGGCTCCAACCAGACGATCCAGCTCAAGGGCGAAGACGCGGTCTGGGGCACCTGCGAGCTGGTGGCTGCCACCAATGTCATGACCTGTGTGCTCTCCGAGGCGGTGACGGAACGCCCCGAAGATGTGAAGGGCGATTTCTTCGTCTACACGAAGGCGGTCAAGTACACCACCTCCAAGACGGTTGACTTCACGATCAACGGCACGTACGAGGTGACGCACGAGCTGCCCGGCGGTGGTGGAATCGGCGACGGCAGCGTCATCGGCGCGGCAAAGAAGTCCGGCCAGCTCCAGGGCAACAAGCAAGCGGTGCGTTGGACCATCGACATCCCTGGCGCAGACCTGGCTGCTCTGGATTCGAGCAACACCGGTTCGGTGACCCTGAGCGATGCGCTCTCGGCAAACATGAAGCTGTGCGACGGCAAGGTCGACGCGAAGCTGCTGTCCGGCCGACCGAACGATCTCAAGCCCGTCGCCAACGGCGTCAGCGTCACCCAGTCTGCCGCCGGTGCTCCGGTCAGCATCGCGATCAATAACGGTGGTCCCTTCGAGAGGGACAAGCTCTACCGCGTCGAGTACACCTCCTGTACAGCGAGCGGCGAAGTGGACCCTAAGGGCACTCTCTACAACAACTCTGTGACCATTGGCGGGAACACCGTGGGCTCGGTAGGCGTCGGCCAGGACTGGGAACCGCAGACGGGGCCATCGAAGTCCGGCGATTGGGCGTGGGGCACGCGGTACAACGAGATCGACTGGAGCATCACGGTCCCGGGTACCTTCATCGCTAGCCTGCCCGACCAGAAGGTCACAATCGCGGAGACTTTCAGTGCCAACCATGAGGTCTGCGTGGGCGGCCTCAATCCGACGATCTGGCGCGCGAACCGTCTGCCCGGGCTGAACGGTGAAACAACCAACCACGTCAACGTCACCTCCGAGTTCGACATCGACGCTTCCGCCGCCACGGCGGGTGCCAAGTCCTTCACTATGACCATCACGCCGAAGGACAAGATCGAGCAGGACTCGAAGCAGTACTACTTCGTGAAGTTCCGGACCTGCCTCGGCGACAAGAAGGTGCCGGACACCACGAACGAGTTCACGAACACGGCGGTCGTCAACGGAAAGTCGACACCCGCAAAGGTGACGGGGCCCAAGTTCGAGGGCGGCAAGGCCGGCACGCTCAACACTGTGCCGAAGGACGTCGCCGGTGAGATGCAGCCGGCCGGCACGACGATCGACTGGAAGGTGCAGGTCTCCGGACACACTCTCGAGGGCCTCGACGCACCGGCGGTCATCACCGACACGTTCTCCAAGTCCTTGGCGGTGTGCGAGGTCAGCGGCGATCTGAAGAAGGACCTCAATTTCAAGGTTGTCGCGAAGGACTTCCTTGGCGACGGCAAGGTTCATCCGGAGCGTGACCTGACCAAGGACACCACAGTCACGCGCAATGGCGACGACACCGGGATCGCAATTACCCTGCCGAAGGGGGCGGACGACTACAACCGTGAGACGCGCTACTTCATCGAGTACACCCTCTGCACCAGCAGTGGCGGACTGGATGAGCGCGGCACGGTGTACGGCAACTCGGTCTTCTACAACGGCAAGACGCAGTCGGTGCAGAGCGTGAAGCAGGAGTGGGGCGGTGGCGGCACCGGTCAGGGTGTGTCGCGCGGTTCGTTCTCGCTGCTGAAGCAGATCGATTCCTCCTCCGAGCAGTTCCCGGAGGGCACGGAGTTCACGGTGAAGGTCGAGGAGTTCGCCCCCGGGAAGAATCCGGCGACCGACGCCCCGTACAGCACCTACAACATCAAGGTGAAGGCGGACGGAACGCCGGTCAGCGGAGTCAACGCCCGCGGCACCGGCTGGCAGATCCGCCTGTCCGAGATCGACCTGCCCAAGGTGGACGGCGTCCACTTCGAGCAGGGGAAGTTCCGCGAAGCACCGGGCGTGGTCCTCAACGCGGATCGCACCCAGGCGGTGGTGAGCATCGCGCCGAAGAGCAACGTCGAGGTCAAGCTGGTCAACAAGGCGGTCCTGGGTTCGGCGAAGATCGTCAAGACCGTCATCGGTGACGGAATGGGTGGGCTCGCGGGCGACGAGTCCTTCGTCATCAAGGCGCAGATCGCCAACGGTGACAGCAACGCGGGCAGCGAGTCGCGCGAGTTCACGCTGAAGAACGGTCAGCACTATGACCTGAGCGACTTGCCCATCGGAGCGAAGGTCACCTTCACCGAGGTCAAGCCGCTGAACACTGACCGCGTGACGTGGTCGGAGCCGGTGATCAATCCGAAGACACTCACCATCGGCACCAATGCCGCGGCGAACACGGTCTCCGTCACCAACGAGGCCAAGATCACCATGGGCACCTTCGAGTTGAGCAAGAAGCTCACGGGGCCCAAGGCATTCGACAAGGCCGTGCCGAAGACGTTCGACGTGACCGCAAGCTGGAACGCGGACGGAAAGCCGCAGTCCAAGACGCTGAAGCTCCCGGCCGACGGCACCGCGGTTCCGTTCGGCGTGAACCTGCCCGGCGGAACCAAGGTCACGCTGACCGAGACGGTTCCGGCGAACGGTAACGGTCTCGCCTGGGGCGTGCCCGTATTCTCCGGGAACGTGACGATCGGTGACGCCGGCAAGGCCGTGGTGACCATCGGCAAGGACCCGGGCAAGGTCGAGCTGACGAACTTCGTCGACACCAACGACGGCACTCTGCGCATCCTCAAGCAGGTCGGCGGCGAGGCCGCCGAGGCCGTCGGTGACGACGTGGAGTTCACGGTCCAGGCCCGTTGGAAGGACGGCGTCAACTTCGTCACCAAGGACTTGACCGTCAAGAACGGCGTGGCCACGCCGCTCGGCGTCGACCTTCCCGTCGGCACCGAGGTGACCTTCACCGAAACCGGGCGTCCCGACGTCGCCGGAGTCGAGTGGGGCACGATCTCGTGGGCCACCGATCCGAGCGGGGAATCCTGGCTCGTCACGAATTCCGAGGGCGCCGCGACGGGCATCGTCTCCGACGACCCGACCGAGGGTCGTCTCGTCACCCTGACGAACGAGGCCTTGTGGAAGAACGGCTCGGTCGAGTTCACGAAGTTCATCTTCGACGGCGCGGATCCCATTCCCGCCACCGATGCTGACCTGCCCGAGGGTGCCGAGTTCGACGTCCGGATCAAGGGAATCGATCCTGCGCTCCCAGCAGGAACCGATTTCCCGGCGGTGGGTGAGACGATCACCCTCAACGCCGGAAACGGCTGGAGCTGGAAGTCCGGCGACGTTCTGCCGCGGAACACTGTGATCACTTTCGCCGAGGTCGACCCCGATGCCCTGCCCGGTATGGACTGGGCGCGGCCGTTCTACTACGTGGCCGCGGATGCCGGTGAGCCTGGCGACCGTGACACCGTCCAGGTTGTTGCAGGCGACGAGGCTCTGGTGGAGATCCGTAACCGCCCGATTCCGACCACTGACGTGGACATCGACAAGATCGTGACCGGGCCGAAGGGCAACCAGGTTTCCGGGCACGAGTCCACGACCTTCCAGGTCACGGCCACGTGGACGGATGTCGATGACGAGGCGCGTTCCTGCGTTCTCGATGTCAAGCCGGGCGTTTCGGCCACACCGACCACCAAGTGCGACGCCGCAGTCGTCGACGGCCGGGTTCAGTTCCCACTCGACACTGAGATCACCTTTGTCGAGACCGGCGCCCGCACTGACGTGAGCAACGTCAAGTGGGGTGACGTGGTGTGGAGCGTCAAGGAAGGAAGCGCGGACGTCGTCAAGATCGAGGGCGAGCCGACCGGAGTTTCTGTCATCCTGACCGGTACCGCGAACGAATCAGTGGTGCTGGGACTCGAGAACAAGACCAGCAGCAACGGGCTGATCATCATCCCGATCCCGATTCCGCTCCTGCCGTGGGACGGATCGTCGATCCCGACGGGATCGGGCTCCGGGGGACCAGCTCCTGTTGGTCCCAGTGTGCCGGGCGTGCCTGGTTCGCCGGAACAGCCGTCCAAGCCGGGCGACTCGGGTCACAACGGTGCTCCTGGCAAGCCGGCTCCCGGCAAGTCGGCTGCGGCCGAGCCGGACCAGTCTCGTTCCTTGCCGGTGACAGGTGCGAACGTCATCTGGCTGGCCGGTGCAGCGCTAGCGCTGATCGCCGGTGGCACATGGCTCACAGTGCGTAGCCGCAGGAAGGCGTAG